One bacterium DNA window includes the following coding sequences:
- a CDS encoding sigma-70 family RNA polymerase sigma factor, protein MHNKPVTDKPSTGKIVWCEVKERDLIRLSIEGTEHEAAMMELWNRYKKRLYLYIKYKLNFNRGTDSNQEKYVIEDIIQNTFFDVLENLREYNPTYEVSTWIYNITNKHLVRYIREIQKFQGRTSGYEDISDNFSVSSDQYTPDEEFELKEFERIVKVFVQSLKNSLDQEVFLLYLQNLHTKNIADAMHNSQDAVRARLNRVIKQFKKFLQKKYPEYLNSSTLSQIKNLNVQR, encoded by the coding sequence ATGCACAATAAACCTGTAACCGATAAGCCTTCAACCGGGAAAATTGTTTGGTGTGAGGTTAAAGAGCGCGATTTAATACGTTTGAGCATTGAAGGTACCGAGCATGAAGCGGCTATGATGGAATTATGGAATCGGTATAAAAAGCGTTTGTATTTATATATCAAGTACAAACTTAATTTTAATCGGGGGACAGATTCGAATCAAGAAAAATACGTGATCGAAGATATTATTCAAAATACTTTTTTCGATGTTTTGGAAAATCTGCGAGAATACAATCCTACCTATGAAGTTTCAACATGGATTTATAACATTACTAACAAGCATTTAGTTCGATATATTCGTGAAATTCAAAAATTTCAAGGACGTACTTCAGGCTACGAGGATATTTCTGATAATTTTTCAGTTTCCTCAGATCAATATACTCCAGACGAAGAATTTGAATTAAAAGAATTTGAACGAATTGTGAAAGTTTTTGTACAATCACTTAAGAATTCACTTGATCAGGAAGTATTCTTATTGTATTTACAGAATTTGCATACCAAGAACATTGCTGATGCAATGCACAATTCACAAGATGCGGTTCGGGCTAGGCTTAATCGGGTAATCAAGCAATTCAAGAAATTTTTGCAAAAGAAATATCCGGAATATCTTAATTCATCAACATTGTCACAAATAAAGAATCTGAATGTTCAACGGTAA